A window from Vulcanimicrobium alpinum encodes these proteins:
- a CDS encoding anti-sigma factor, translated as MNQVHDDLEAYVLGALESGESQVFEAHCRDCSPCRDGVASYANVLRAFRTLPVNAPPRVPRVGAMFFRRLPAVAAIAASLLLAGGIAWTSHVGSDGDLTAVVQMITDRPLQIALNGATAHGTALLGSGGRRTAFVVDGLPPPPAGRGYQVWVRRETVRSPGMLHRTSGGLEVLVVPGNILAGTHHIGVTMEPAGGSAARTGPPQVSSDGS; from the coding sequence ATGAACCAAGTGCACGATGATCTCGAAGCCTACGTGCTCGGCGCCCTGGAATCCGGTGAATCGCAGGTGTTCGAAGCGCACTGTCGCGACTGCTCCCCGTGCCGAGACGGCGTCGCTTCGTACGCCAATGTCTTGCGCGCGTTTCGCACGCTTCCGGTTAACGCTCCGCCGCGCGTGCCGCGTGTGGGGGCGATGTTTTTTCGCCGGTTGCCAGCGGTCGCGGCAATCGCTGCATCCCTCTTGCTCGCCGGCGGCATCGCCTGGACCTCGCACGTCGGTTCCGATGGTGATCTTACTGCGGTCGTGCAGATGATCACGGACCGTCCGCTTCAAATCGCTTTGAACGGCGCGACAGCGCACGGCACCGCGCTCCTCGGCAGTGGGGGACGACGCACGGCTTTCGTGGTCGATGGCCTTCCGCCGCCGCCGGCTGGCCGCGGTTACCAAGTCTGGGTGCGCCGCGAGACAGTCCGCTCGCCGGGGATGCTCCATCGCACTTCCGGCGGCCTTGAAGTTCTCGTCGTGCCCGGCAACATTCTCGCTGGAACTCATCACATCGGCGTGACGATGGAGCCGGCAGGCGGTTCAGCTGCACGCACGGGGCCGCCGCAGGTTAGCAGCGACGGCTCGTGA
- a CDS encoding RNA polymerase sigma factor: MRRSYRQEVAELSDEALVRLVGEKHADAFEELYRRHASAVSAVAARVVADRVDADDATQSAFMALWRCAGSFEQRGRSVRAWLVIIGRNAAIDRIRRRDARRVSGPIHEHFPSGAAGPEDIVMERQEQHDIRTALDSLGAEQRAVVELAYFGGLTQSEIAEATGTPLGTVKSRVRLAMRHLRRSLEAPAGDPA, encoded by the coding sequence TTGCGGCGATCTTACCGCCAAGAAGTAGCGGAACTCTCCGATGAGGCGCTCGTGCGCCTCGTCGGAGAAAAACACGCCGACGCATTCGAGGAACTGTACCGGCGCCACGCGAGTGCAGTTTCGGCCGTCGCCGCTCGTGTGGTCGCCGACCGCGTTGACGCGGACGACGCCACACAGTCTGCGTTCATGGCGTTATGGAGATGCGCCGGTTCGTTCGAACAGCGCGGGCGCTCGGTGCGCGCGTGGCTAGTGATCATCGGGCGCAATGCGGCGATTGACCGCATTCGCCGGCGTGACGCGCGACGCGTGAGCGGACCGATTCACGAGCATTTTCCGTCCGGCGCGGCCGGGCCCGAGGACATCGTTATGGAGCGCCAAGAGCAGCACGATATTCGAACCGCGCTCGATTCACTCGGCGCCGAGCAGCGTGCCGTTGTGGAACTTGCCTATTTTGGCGGGTTAACGCAAAGTGAGATCGCCGAGGCGACGGGCACTCCGTTAGGTACGGTCAAGAGCCGCGTGCGGCTCGCTATGCGCCACCTGCGGCGGTCGTTGGAGGCACCGGCGGGTGATCCGGCATGA
- the ccsB gene encoding c-type cytochrome biogenesis protein CcsB, whose amino-acid sequence MDPFRQTLDQGLLVIGIAAYVTGAFVLLGYFLLRTPVLRTIGLPLAIAGCAAQFAELGARWWMTGIWPLTNLYGSLSLFSAVAVLVFLVFAFRYDLAFVGGPVLALAAIALGYATTWNEGYMPAVPALQSYWIKIHVPIVIASYASFMVAFCVSLIYLLKAYAEQRYARHGATLRAVAAAPGGGTVGVTLPASSSASVAANAATPGVTRIDTPAIAPAAGAGDALAQWLAGLPSLARLDVMQYRIVAVGLPLLSLGIITGAMWAKEAWGAYWQWDPKETAALASWIVYAMYMHLHTRPEWRGTRTAWVSVIGFASIVFCYLGVNIWISGLHSYKM is encoded by the coding sequence ATGGACCCGTTCCGTCAGACGCTCGATCAAGGACTGCTCGTCATCGGGATCGCCGCCTACGTCACCGGCGCATTCGTCCTGCTCGGCTACTTCCTGCTGCGCACGCCCGTGCTGCGAACGATCGGGCTTCCGCTCGCAATCGCTGGCTGCGCCGCCCAGTTCGCCGAACTCGGCGCGCGCTGGTGGATGACGGGGATCTGGCCGCTCACCAACCTCTACGGATCGCTCTCGCTCTTCAGCGCGGTCGCGGTGCTGGTGTTTCTCGTGTTCGCGTTCCGCTACGACCTTGCGTTCGTCGGGGGCCCGGTACTCGCGCTCGCGGCGATCGCGCTCGGCTACGCGACGACCTGGAACGAAGGCTACATGCCGGCGGTGCCCGCACTGCAGTCGTACTGGATCAAGATCCACGTCCCGATCGTGATCGCGTCGTACGCATCGTTCATGGTCGCGTTCTGCGTCTCGCTGATCTACCTGCTCAAAGCCTACGCGGAACAGCGGTACGCGCGCCACGGCGCGACGCTGCGCGCGGTCGCGGCCGCGCCCGGCGGCGGGACCGTCGGCGTCACGCTGCCGGCATCGTCGTCGGCGAGCGTCGCGGCGAACGCGGCAACGCCGGGCGTGACGCGGATCGATACGCCGGCGATCGCGCCGGCCGCCGGCGCGGGCGATGCGCTCGCGCAATGGCTGGCCGGTTTGCCGTCACTCGCGCGGCTCGACGTGATGCAGTACCGCATCGTCGCGGTCGGACTGCCGCTGCTCTCGCTCGGGATCATCACCGGCGCGATGTGGGCGAAAGAGGCGTGGGGCGCCTACTGGCAATGGGATCCGAAGGAGACCGCGGCGCTCGCTTCGTGGATCGTGTACGCGATGTACATGCATCTGCACACGCGTCCGGAATGGCGCGGAACGCGCACCGCCTGGGTCAGCGTGATCGGCTTCGCCTCGATCGTCTTCTGCTATCTCGGCGTGAACATCTGGATCAGCGGCCTGCACTCGTACAAGATGTAA